The Xylocopa sonorina isolate GNS202 chromosome 11, iyXylSono1_principal, whole genome shotgun sequence genome includes the window TAGGGAATCATTTGGCAGATAAAAGTTTCCGTTAGAAGTGGTTGTGTATGGGTGGTCGAAAGGAAAGTGAAAAATTCCAGATACTTCGTCGGAGGTCCTCTGGTACATTCGTCTTTTTCGATGGCATACAGGCCCTTCATGGGATCGTTGAACGCTAAGTTAATGTTGCGTGATTGATAAATTTTCGTCATTTTTCTGAAAAGATTGATCATCGACTGCGTTTCCCACTTATCGACTTTATCAATTGACAAATTATCATCGCCGGTGTTCCGTTTATCGAGAAACACGTACGTTTTTGAAGTGTCTGAGGTATAAGTATCTCTTAGGACAGCTGGTTCCCGCGAACAGAGGTGCCACCAGCAGAGCGGTGTCATCTAACCCCGTCAGGGGTTAACTTCCACAGGGCTGGCACCTACAAGAAAGATGAAAGAATAAGCGAAGATAGGCCGACGGCCGCTTTTTATTGCCGGCGCCGTCACGCGTCACCGATAAGCGCGGTCTCTCTGTAAACGAAAAGTCTGCGCTTGCACTGGTTCCATCGAAATACGAgatttcttcttctcttctttaCTTTTGCCTTCACCACCTCCTCCCTCTAGTTAAAAGAAAGTTCCACTTCTTCTGTGGACGCGTGCTGGATGAACCTTAAAACTTCATCTGTCCTGTTTTTGTACAAGAAATGATACAAGCGTGTTAGAATAACGACTGGTTCATTATTGTTTTAGATATGACGTAACTTCAACTAGAGAAAAGCACGATGTTAAGTGAGAAGCAAACGAAGAAAAAAATGATGAAGATACAAGTCGGATATGGATTAAAAATTGACAATGGTTAGTATAGACAGAAAATAGTTACTTTCGCCGCTTCGATCCAGATTTcttctttcatttctatttgTTTTATGAACTCGTGCAAATCGTGAGAGGCTGCAAAACGTTTTGTGAGTGCACGAGGGAAGATACTCACTGAGAGTCATTAAGGATGCAGTATATAATATGTTTACACAACGAGGTTCCTCGCGTCGTCATCAATCATGGTGCACGTCTGTCCATCCGTTTTTCTACGCTTAGGAACCGACAGTCTGAGACGCTTAAGTTCCGCGCCACTTCGCTTCGTTGGCATTAGTTTGTCACTTCCAACACTCTCGATGTCAAACTACGTATCTAGTGTACGAACGCCTACCGAAACAATTTGTGATACGCATTTGGTAGCTTCTttgacaaattgtaatttgAAAAAGCAGAGGTTTAGAAGAAGAACAGATCTCCTCTAAACAGTCATTTATAAAGGAAGCATGGTGAAGGAAATCCGTAAGAGATTATGGAATGATTGACTTTAAGCTCGTATAGTTGACATTAGGTTCGCGTTTATTTCATAAAGTTCACATTCTTCTTGAATACGTTGCACAATATAGACGCTCTTGAGTTTCTTAATACTATTCAGTAGATTGTCGACGAAGAAGCGTAAGTTTCGAGGGAAAGAAAGTTTCGAAACACAATGGCACATGATACTTGGGGAATAATTTATTAAGGCACTTAGTAGCCAAGCTCTCTCATGGGTTGTCACGGTGCGTTTACTTTTCCCGTCTTGGCTCGAGAGCGTTTTAGGCTCGTTTGGCATTTCAGACACCCTGTATAAATAGATGCACTTTGCTCCTACAAAAGGCACTTTCTTTTTCGACTGGCCTGCTACGGACCTACGACACCAACCGATTTGTATCACACAATTCGATCATTATAAACACCAGCAAAATCTCAATCTTCTCTCTTATATTTTGGCAAGAGCCCTCGGCAAATCATTATTTAGGAATTTATCTTTGATAAATGTCGCATGTACGTTTTTCGATCGATGTTAGTATCTTACTTACAAAAGTATATTACACATAATTTACATATCTCTAACTTTTAATTATAATAGACGTCATCTTTGGTATAACTGACGAGCGCTCGTTGCGATTAGTTCTTTAGTAAAGCACAGTTTACTTAACTTGTACTTTACGTAACATTTATTTCACATCGGACAACGTATCATCGCGATACCTTAACACCTGTTAACAATTAAAATCAACTATCCGAATTATTCCAATACATCctcgtatatattttttaattcgaCACTTTTGTATTCTTTCCCCTTTTAGACAGAGATCGCTCACCGTATAAAAATACCGGCAGTCATTTACCGTATAAAAATCTTGTTCGTGGTCACAATTATTGCGATCATCGTACACACGAAATTCACTGACATCGATGGAGATTCACTCACAGAAAATAGAGCTCCGATTTTTATCGCGGACCATACAATGGTGCTCCAGGATGAGAATGATGAGGATGCGCAGGATAGTGAACAGAGTTCATGTGCGCAGTTGGTTGTCCGTGATGTCCGTGGTGTCCAGGATAAGTCCAAGGTCCAGTTGTGGTGGCACCGTAAAATTGATGATGCTCCTGGTTCGACATACTTGGGATTTGCACGGTAGGTATGGTGTTCACGTAACTTGATGGCAAAACGCTGGTGCTACCGGTAGCGGGTCTCTTCGCTGGATTCTGCATG containing:
- the LOC143428803 gene encoding uncharacterized protein LOC143428803, with the protein product MTPLCWWHLCSREPAVLRDTYTSDTSKTYVFLDKRNTGDDNLSIDKVDKWETQSMINLFRKMTKIYQSRNINLAFNDPMKGLYAIEKDECTRGPPTKYLEFFTFLSTTHTQPLLTETFICQMIPYVR